Genomic DNA from Chaetodon auriga isolate fChaAug3 chromosome 13, fChaAug3.hap1, whole genome shotgun sequence:
CTGGCTCCGCCTGGATAGCACCTAGCTTCTCATCGTTGTCTTTCCCCACCCATTTAATTTGGGCGAGGCGTGGCTCAAAGTAGGTTCGCTGCTTCTCCAGTACGGAGTCAGCATTGGCATCAATATCCTGCCAGCTGCTTTTGGCTTTTGTAGACATCGTTATCAGCTATCTTTTAACAAAAAGTCGCCAGTGTAGGAACCGGTAGCACAAGAGAAACAACAATCTGGCAGGGTTGAGCCGGGAGCTGAAAGCCTAGGCTGCCATCTTGTCTAGCTGATCACGTGACTCTCTAGATGGCGTAATCTGTTACTTGGATGACATTGATCACAGGAcaggacacagaaacacacatgagaAACCTGGAAGAGGCGctaaaaagactgaaatgtcaCAACCTTTGGttaagagagagaaatgtgccTTCCTCCAGCAAGGCATGTCTTATTTGCGACATGTCATTGATGCAGAGGGAATTCACCCAATACAGGAGaaatttacaatttacaatttacaatttgtcatttggcagacgcttttatccaaagcgacatacatatgagattttcatacatcacaagcaaggttctatACGGGAGAGAACAACATGAGTAAGTGCCCTAATGCAACTTttggtccaactggacataggtgctagGAGACAGTGCTATGAGGTAATGCAAAAAGTGCAGAGTCGaccagggtttttttttttttttttttaataataatgtttggtaaagagcttggtctttagtctttttctaaagatcaagaaggactctgcagaacgaatggagtttggtaactcgttccaccaccggggaaccacagaataaaagagtctagctagatTCTTGGGGCCttttggaggtggcagcaccagGTGCCATTCAtgggcagagcgtagtgagtgggagggagcataaacctgaatgagggagttcaggtaggttaGAGCAGTTTCggtggcaattttgtaggcaagcatcaaggacttatacttgatgcaggtagcaactgggagccagtggagggatataaACAGCGGAGTGACATGCACTCGTTTGAGCTGGTTAAATACCAGGCAAGCCGCTgcattctgtatcatctgcaaaggttttaacaagcatgctgggagccctgccagtaaggaattacaatagtTGAGGCGTGATAGTACCAGCGCTTGTACtagttgtgttgcatgctcagacaggtggggtctgatcttcctgatgttgtacagggcaaatCGGCATGACCGAGCGACAGAGGtcacatgctctttaaaagttagttggtcatcaatcatgacacccAAGTTTCTAGCAGATTTTGCAGGAGTGACcagagctgagtcaagctggatactgatctCTTGCTGTATAGAGGGACTGGctgggatgacaaggagctcagtctttgatAGGTTAAACTGAAGGTATCGCTCCTTCATCCATGCCGAGATAACGGCAAGGCATACCGATATCCAAGCTGAGACAGTGGGGTCGTCTGGTGGGAatgaaaggaggagctgggtatcgTCAGCATGTGAATGGTATGATAAGCTATGTGAGCGGATGACTGCACCACGTGCGGTGGTGTATACTGAGaagagaaggggtccaagcaccgacccttgaggtacccctgtggacaagcagtgggatttagacacttctcccctcccggaaactgcaaaggatctccctgagaggtaggactcaaaccttaggagagcagatcctgagaagccaagctcagcgagtgtggagaggaggatttggtggttaactgtgtcaaaggcagctgaTAGGTCGAGCAATAGTAGAACAGAGGACTGACCAGTAGCTCTAGCTGATCGTAGTGTTTCCACTAGAGATAAAAGCGCAGTCTCCGTAGAGTGTCTGCGTTTGAAACTGGATTGGCTGGGATCATGCAGGTTGTTAtcagaaaggaattcagagacCTGATTAAAGATTGTGTGCTCAAGAGTCTtgggaaggaaagagaggagtaACACCAGCCTGTaattttcaacctgagctgGGTCGAGTGTAGGTTTTTTTAGCAGTGCGGTGTAGCAGAACCAATCTGCaactgaccctcttctaacctctttacattcctcaggagaagtggagtgataaaacaatcagacttctAAGAGTTATAGACCATTTGGAAGGGTCATGGAAAGGTGTGAGCCcagggagagacaggatgtctggattagagacatcttctcacattctttcaggacaacaagagtcactgataacacttttgcttctaatttacatctgttCAAGACcttctcatggaggtgctaactcccttttgatagcccatgggagttcaggacaataaaactgtctggatggacaaatgccatgtctccaAGGAATCCAAAAACCAAATAATGCTGACGGGTTGTAAATTAGACCCTCCTGAAGTAagctgttctgtatgtctgtgtgccttatTATTATCTTAGCAAAATCACCAATTCTCTATGTTGAATCTAACTAtggatgttattacattgctagAATCAGGATCTGTATGAAAACAATGCTTTCCCGATGTTTCTAGCTCCCaggatgacaaaactgtgaatttaactagttcaaaggttttctctgaatttttaccatggaaccatactgccatctaggggtCCAGAGCAGTTGAGTTGAGTTTGCTTAGTAGAAGAACGTTATTAATAAAGTAACTGTAATAGTGGTAATTGCTTTGGCAACTATAGAGTGCCCTTCTTTATCTTGTTGTTACATTAAGTAGTTATGCTTTGGACCCTCAGTTATGTTAGAATGAGTATTAGAAAACTGTTATCGTGAAAATTGTTTAATGTCATCATTTATGCACAAGAAATGTTTAATGCACGTAGCTAAacacacatgttgttgttgttgaagtatCATTGAAAACAGAATATGTCAAAATATATcggattgaccatagtgagaagcagatgagtccctcgtgTGAATCTTTAATTAATTTCCGCTCCGTAGGATGAAATTCTGCCGCTCGCCTGTGAACCAACCTACAggcgtgacgtcctattgattagacacacCCTGAAGCGGTGATAAAAGTAAGAAGCGCGCGTCCGATAGTGGTTCTTTCTCTAAGTTTCCCTGAAAGTTCATGCCTTGAActttctcctgtctcttccGCGGAATTTctttaagttctttgtctttagtatTTTTgttccgtcgttttctcagttTTGGTTGCTACTCCTAAGCTTACAGAGTAGTTGATCCAATTCTACAGAAAACGCAATTTTTGTTAATCTTCTTCGTGAAAAGCTAATTTTTATTCGTCaagccaagccgcataatttctatttttgttgtttaagtCTAGTCATACGATAATAACTTTGAAGACGTTTCGACaggccatcgaagagtttctcaatcttattattagtagtcaaaaccttgccaaacggccaacaacgAACTAgccgcaccgaagacctgtagcctgctgctgacccactgatccgggttaaagaaccatccgaagccgttcctcgtctgtaaccgacaccgaagaccctcagctcccgagacatccctgtccagcgccagctctcatcagcggttTGCTTGATCCGTCcggcagactgctgtacgggccagagtaACGGACAaccggagcctcttcgtgtcagttcggagcagacctctacaggaacatcgctgacaaagtaggcatacttaagcggttttgaataagagttggtccgtgaggttgaaATCCTGTTAATTtgttaaattctctaaatcgttcattcaacaaattaagtCCATATttgcgtccccatttcccttcaaaacctacttctcactatcgccaaactcattttccCATCCTCTTGCCATaggttcctctgtgcagtgtttgtgttaatctacctcatctatataatctatcgtattattcatgattcatattcatttcattattgtgtttaataaataatcttttgcatacaagtcgttgtcagacggtgtcctttcaAGCTGAATAcaagcaatccctgtactgagagttcacgccttagattatcagactgatctactgttgattcattcgttcactacatcagctttaacagatataatatacaaaatccttcgtagctgacgaaggttggtgcccctggtaatattaacgaatgtaacattaatttagaggtaattcccctacagcGGAAAATGAGAAGAGCGACGCTCTGTTAGCTGGTGGTATCCTACTGAGTTGGTCAGGCTTAGAGAACTGCTTGCTGATGGTTGAAACCTTATCAGTGAAGAAGGAAGCAAATTGATTGGCTGTGAGCAAAGttgagggtggaggtggtggggggttgagtagtgagttaaaagcagaaaatagtttCAGATCATCTTTGGCGCtactgattttctcctgattATAAGTGGACTTGCACTTTTCAGGTAGGAGGAGAATGCAGACTGGATAGTCTGATAGACACTGAGGTCAGAGGGATCTCGggttttgctccattttctctcgGCTGCTCTGAGCACCGCCCGTTGCTCTCTGATGACACTGGTGAGCCACGGACTGGTGGAGGTTTTACGAGCAAGTTTGGATGAGAATGGACATAGATTGTTTAGAGAGACGGTTAGTGAaaagcagagtgtgtctgttgccTCCTTCAcagggagtgaggagaaaacacagtgaggaggcatGGTTGCCAAGACCTCATCAGAAAGTTGAGCCAGTGTGAGGGACCAGAGGTTTCGTCTGAAGGAGACCATTTGAGGTGGAGCTTGAGGATCCTGACAGAAATGTGAGGCTATTGCCCAGGCAGCAGTTCCCACTACTACCACTGAACTTAAGTCTTTCCTCTCATTGCTGAGTTATTATGGAAAGTTTCTTCCAAACCTTTCTACCCTGACAGTGCCTATGACAGGATTACTGCAAAAAGATGCTAAGTGGGAGTGGTCAGCATCATGCCAGAAGGCATTTGATGAAGCTAAAAATAAGCTTCTCTCTAACAGAGTCCTTGTACATTATAACCCATAGCTGCCACTCATATTCACTTGTGATTGCTTCACCAGTACGGGTAGGTGCAGTGATTTCACATCAGTTGccagatgaaagtgaaaaaccTGTAGCTTTTGCCTCTCAAATGCTTACCAAAGCTGAGAAAAACTActctcagaaagaaaaggaagcatTAGGCCTGGTTTTTGGAGTGACAAAGTTTCATGAGTATTTGCTTGGTCGCAAGTTCACAATGATAACAGACCACAAACCACTATTGAAGATCTTAGGTCCAAAAACAGGGGTACCTCCCCTAGTTGCAGCTAGGATGCAGAGATGGTCCCTGATTTTAGCAGCGTATACCTATGAGATCCAGTACATCCAGTACCATCTGAGCAGCATGGAAATATCCAGACTTCCAATACCAGACAACTGCTTTCCTAAACCAAATGTAGTGTTCAGGTTGTCTTACTTAGACAGTAAGTCTGCCCTTAACTGCAAAAGATGTcacaaaagaaacagagagagacccAATACTGGCTAGAGTGAAGCAACACGTTTTGTCAGGTTGGCCAAAGTATGTGAAACCCAAGTTTGACCTCACAGTAGAAGATGGTTGTGTGCATTGGGGTTTCAGATCGTGATGGCGAGATGAAGCTTCTTGAAGCCTTGAAGCCTTCTAGCCAAAAGGTTCAGAAAAAAGTTCATTTCTCAaggcttcatgtgcacacaaacccccctgctggtcaaagaCTGTTAAACAGCCAGATATATTATAGGTAGTGATGGGTAGTACCGTGCCAGCGCTTCGGAGCGGAACCTATAAACTATaggtaattgtaattgtaattttattAATTTGTAATACACTTAAGACTGTTTTGCAACAGTGCAGTCATGGGAATGACTgccaagtaaaataaatcaattcatCTTAATGAATGCATTTCAGGTATcgttcatgtattcattcatataaataaaatttagatttttgtttagtgtattatgggtatgtaacatgacaatacaatggaatctaatattacttgtcaaatgtttatcaataaataattttgtaaatgtttaaataatgtaaggggaacaattgttttcaaactgttgcagTGTTAGGTAAGGGTAAGGGGCAGTGGATGTGCTTGTGAAcatgaagagggcagtgaatTTGATTGTGCAACTTAaggactttatttatttatattcagaaacaaaatatggaCTGGGTGCAGCCACATtcccctcattattttcatgcaaagcacGAAAATACCTCAGCAtggaggtgttgttgttgtacccCAATTCTTTaggacacaacaaacacttcaccttggattaaaagaaaagacagtgaaaaatatagtacattgcataacaaacataaaacacatgtaaCAATGTTactgaaagttttttttattgggGGGAGATCAGATCAAGATGTTCCCACACAGGGAAAACTTTCTGTTTCTCACTGGCCCCCCTAAAATGCACCTCTAtgtcacacataaacaaataaattgCCAACACTAACCCACGAAGTGTGAGTGGATTCATTGCGGTATATATATGTTCATAAATCACACCGATAGTTGAACCAATTCCTGAACCAGCAAGGCTTCAAACGTCACCAGTGACGTCACTTGCCCTACATGACACAGCGTCGATACGCGCTTCACTAAACACTTCCGGGGTTTCTCGACACATGCTCCGAAGCGTCGGCACGGTACAACCCATCACTAGTTTCAGAGTAGTCATTCCAGAAAAACTACAGAGCAGGTTATTATCAGAGTTACATGACACTGGAGCATGGTGAAAATGAAGTCTCTCACCAGAAGCTTATTTTGGTGGCCTACACTTGATGAGGACATTGAAAGTGAGGTAAATCTGTGTCACATATGTAAACAGCAGTGTAGCATGCCTGCCACAGCACCTGTGCATACATGGAAATGGGCTTCATGTCCATGGGAGAGAATACACCTTGATTTTGCAGAGGACAATAAGCACATGTTTCTGGTGGTCATGGATGCATAATATGCATATATAATACGCATAATATGCTCGCTGGCCTGAAATAGTCCACATGCAAACCACTACAACCAGTAAAACTATTGAAGCATTGAGGAACCTGTTTGCAGCATACGTTTTACCAAAAGAGGTGGTGACAGACAATGGACCTCAATTTACTTCAGGTGAACATTCTTCAAGATGAATGCtgttaaatatattaaaactCCATCTTATCATCCTGCATTGAACAGATTGGCTGAAAGAATGCtgttaaacacattaaaactcCATTTTATCATCCCGCCTTGAACGGATTTGCTGAAAGATTGGTCCAAAACTTTAAAAAGTCTTTAGCCAAGAACAGAGCAGTTGGTGGCATGACATTGCAGCATTGTATTGCTAATTTCTTGTTTAGCTACCACAACGTGCCACACACAACCACCaagaaaacaccagcagacctgtttttaaagagaAAGGTCTGTACTAGACTTTCCCTTGTGAAATCAGAAGTGTCTCGGGCTTTCCCCATGAATATTCCAAGCCAGACACATAGGAAGAGAAAACTCAGATCTTTCTCTGTAGGTCAGGCTGTACACTAAAAAACTACAGGGGAGGAGAGAAGTGGTTGGATGGTGTGATAACTGATGCGTTGGGTCCTGTAATATACATGGTGTCTGTAAATGGAACATGTGTGAAATGACATGTAAATGGCAGATGTTGAATGCAAAGAGAAACAATGGGATTACCATTTTGACACTGGAGCTGATGTGAGTGCCACAGAGAATGTCACTCCTGTCTGTAAGCAGATGCCTGAGGACCACCAGAGCTCAGTGGAGCCTAACCAAGCTCTGGAAAACTCTTCAACATTAGTCAGCACGGAGCACCCTTAAAGAAATGTGCGCCCTCCTCAACGTTTGGACTTATGATGAACTGTCAGGAtgtcacaatctcggtctctcatccacctccgatcactcagctgcagtgttttttccactctcactccctctgctccactctacctgccagccgcgcccacctcatcagctctactctgctcacctgccgacacagctgcagctcatcataatcagccctgcatataagcctctccagcactctaacttgttgccagattgttcttctgcagtatgCAAGACTTTCTAGCGTTATCCTGtttgatcacccgttgccgactttgcctgtccccgacctgctctcctcgtctgcctcccagtaaacttacctgccttctGTCCCTGACCTCGCGCTCTGCatcagcgtttctggtgtctgactgctctccTGGAAACgattcatccgcctggcttcggctttcctcttgcctgctccccatCGGTACTTCTGCTCCCGTGGACCgctcatctggcttcgacccccccgccGCCTGCTTCTGActactcctctgctctctcctcgccggcaccgctgctcgatcagctgtttcttccggctgcggagcttcctcctcgtcatcagcggctgaagcaAGTTAGGGGAGAGTGAGACACTTTTTACATTTGCTCCCCTCTAAGTGAGATGAAATGATATATCAGTAAAATTTACACATTTCCCATTAATTCAGGATGTTTCCTCGCAATGGAAATTGTCAGAACGTATTCAGGACGAAGGGAAGTGAAAATatgattgtttttaaaaaagtggtCTTGTGTCTCACTTTACCCCAGCCCAGGGGTAAACTGAGACGAACCCGAAAAATCAATGGGGTAAAGTGAACCAGCTGGGGGTAAAGTGATCCACTTTTTCCACTCTGAAACTACCATAGCAATACATATTGTAACAGTTACAATCCTGACAGCTCGCTTGACAACCACACGTTCCAGAACTAATGTCGGACTTGTAACAGAATAATGGGGATTGGTCAATTAAGCACATTTTTTCTAAACCCTTCAAAGTAACTCTGAACAAAATTGTCAGGACCTGTTAGGTTTGTTTAGTGGTATGTTCTGTCTTGTCTCTTGTTTatctcctgttttattttgatgagCTGTCTATGTCATATCCCTCTTCCTGTCGAGTTTCTGTCATTGTCTCCCCACCCCTCGTGTCCCTAAGCTgtgctctccctcccttctttgCCAGATCGCCTCATCTGTTTCAGTGAATGTATCCAGCATTTCTTTGTGTATTCTGTGACCTTGACCCAGTTTCAGTTTGACTACAAGTTTAGCTTAGTGATTTTAATACTTCTGCCTGTGTGGACTGATCTTCTGGTTTCGACCCTGGTAATAAACTGACTTGCCCTCTTGCAAATTGTTTGTCTGTGCCTCTGCTTTGTGCATCACCCTGCTCTGATCGTTACAAAAatcaaaatacaacataatataattcaaaatgttttaattaacatttaaatgacaatcaGTTAGATTAGAACACAGCCAGAACCAGCTATTAACAGCCTGAGACTCGAACACTTAACCAGACCCATCTGGGTCGAAACATCAGCCTATAACCAGGCCTAGCCTACTCTACATTACTGGCAAAGATGAGGAGTTGCTCACTCCATGTGGTTCTTCCAGGCCTTCCCAGGGATGTTGCTTCTGGAGTTCGGACAGAGAGATGGCGACACGCTAAAAAGCTGCCAAACCAAGCTTCACCTAAAGTAGACAGTTCATTATTATAAGATTTAGCTTTGTGGCAAGATCAGTTGGCCTTAGTTAATCTACCAGAATCATGTGATGCACACCCTAGCCTACCTGCACATTGTGCCTTTGTCCAATTGGCAGGGACAGGGACATTGTTTTTAACTGCATATTCAAATGCTAGTTGATGGCACTTAGATGGAGAAAGACAGTGGAACTGTTCTGCTAATTGTTTTAAGTGTTTTGCaagctcctcctccatctcatctGTGAGAATTCTTTTAGTCTCGGCTACTGGACCCCAGCCCACTGctgtttctcctttcttctctttcttttttcccctccttgacctcagcagctgcactcttcatctctgtgaggGGTGTTTGGCCCCAGGCTGTCTTCCTCG
This window encodes:
- the LOC143330424 gene encoding uncharacterized protein LOC143330424 isoform X2 gives rise to the protein MQLKTMSLSLPIGQRHNVQPLMTRRKLRSRKKQLIEQRCRRGESRGVVRSRRRGGRSQMSGPREQKYRWGAGKRKAEARRMNRFQESSQTPETLMQSARSGTEGSHVPLLWTLILQNSPAPLLDHSRQDGAGLRAHQ
- the LOC143330424 gene encoding uncharacterized protein LOC143330424 isoform X3 — encoded protein: MQLKTMSLSLPIGQRHNVQPLMTRRKLRSRKKQLIEQRCRRGESRGVVRSRRRGGRSQMSGPREQKYRWGAGKRKAEARRMNRFQESSQTPETLMQSARSGTEGSHVPLLWTLILQNSPAPLLDHSR
- the LOC143330424 gene encoding uncharacterized protein LOC143330424 isoform X1 produces the protein MQLKTMSLSLPIGQRHNVQPLMTRRKLRSRKKQLIEQRCRRGESRGVVRSRRRGGRSQMSGPREQKYRWGAGKRKAEARRMNRFQESSQTPETLMQSARSGTEGSHVPLLWTLILQNSPAPLLDHSRCFLGINPERGSKTKKQTTMNPHVSILLRKLIDFEWAS